Proteins co-encoded in one Vigna radiata var. radiata cultivar VC1973A unplaced genomic scaffold, Vradiata_ver6 scaffold_134, whole genome shotgun sequence genomic window:
- the LOC106753587 gene encoding protein TRANSPARENT TESTA 16 — protein MGRGKIEIKRIENTTTRQVTFSKRRGGLIKKTKELSVLCDAQIGIIIFSSTGKMWQWCTESFRMEQIIEKYQRATGARIAECDHPREEFIHDMAMLRQETLRLELGIQRYLGEEIGCLQFEDLTKLEEELENSVAKVRNRQNELLQQQMENLRRKERILEEENNNLSSWEHRAVLEFEKATLEASKPMHMMDEFPFFEEQSAGSILQLASPVLPHFHPYLQLAQPNIKPQ, from the exons ATGGGACGTGGAAAGATTGAGATAAAGAGGATCGAGAACACCACCACAAGGCAAGTTACCTTTTCCAAAAGAAGAGGTGGCCTCATCAAGAAGACAAAGGAGCTTTCTGTGCTCTGTGATGCACAGATCGGGATCATCATCTTCTCCAGCACTGGGAAGATGTGGCAATGGTGCACTGAATCCTTCAG GATGGAGCAGATCATAGAAAAGTACCAGAGAGCAACAGGAGCTCGCATTGCAGAATGTGACCATCCCCGT GAAGAATTTATCCATGACATGGCAATGCTGAGGCAAGAAACTCTCCGTCTTGAACTGGGAATTCAAAGGTATCTTGGAGAAGAAATTGGTTGTTTGCAATTCGAAGATTTGACTAAACTTGAAGAAGAATTGGAGAATTCTGTGGCAAAGGTTCGAAATCGTCAG AATGAACTCTTACAACAACAAATGGAGAATCTGAGAAGGAAG GAAAGGATCTTGGAAGAGGAAAACAATAATTTGTCCAGTTGG GAACACAGAGCAGTGTTGGAGTTTGAGAAGGCTACATTGGAAGCAAGCAAACCAATGCATATGATGGATGAGTTTCCATTCTTTGAAGAACAATCTGCTGGTAGCATCCTTCAACTTGCTTCTCCTGTGCTTCCACACTTTCACCCTTATCTTCAGCTTGCACAACCCAATATCAAGCCTCAGTGA